From the Musa acuminata AAA Group cultivar baxijiao chromosome BXJ3-1, Cavendish_Baxijiao_AAA, whole genome shotgun sequence genome, the window TCATAGGCCACCGGAAGaccctcttgcatgagtactcccccaatagcgaagtttgAAGCATTTGTATAGAAttcaaagggctccccatagtctggtaatttgagcaccggttcttccaacacagcagcctttagatcttggaatgcaatttCATATTTATCAAACCACCTCCAATGCtgcccttcttcagcaactccgtcagtggagttgcacgcttcgaataccctgctatgaagcgtcgatagtagttgacgaaaccaatgaaggatctcaactctagcaccttctttggggtTTGTCATTCCATAActgcttgcactttcgatttgtccatccgaatggagccatcaccgattctatgccccaagaataagatatccgtttgagcaaagtagcatttctcccttttcacgaacaaagtgttttcCCTGAGAATCTTGAAAATTGTTTAAAGGTGCTTGACATACTCcttgagcgtttgactgtagatgacgatatcatccaagtagacaaccatgaacttatccaaatactctttgaatagttggttcatgagagtgcagaacgtggccggagcgttggttaagccgaaaggcatgaccaagaactcaaacgctccatacctggtcacacaggtagtcttcgcttcgtcgcctttagCAATGcgtacctgccaataccccgactgaAGGTCGAGTTTTAAGAAATACtaggctttgcccaattggtcgaataagtccgcgatgagcaggatgggatacttgttcttcaccgtcactttattgagggctcggtaatcggaggctcccatcttgtttcttctggaagagaactggagctccgaatggtgctttagaactgcggatgagaccactgcttagcaattcacctaactgctttctgagctataccaactctggagggggcatgcggtagggtggtctcgctggaggcttcactcttggctccagctcgatgtggtGATCGACGCCTCTACGTGGCggtagagtcttcggcaactcgagtGACATAACATccgtgaactccttcaggacgttcgctaCCACAACAAGTTCATGAATGACAttctcgtcaagtggctctagcttcaaagcaaccacgaatgttagttcatcttttcgtacccctttcttcaattgtaatgcctatatatgttggggttccctggttcctttttgagagacgggaaccacataggggtcgtcacctcccatcatacatagggagtttaggaatgacattAGTACCAACTTTGCCGCGTATatgaattccattccaagaatcacttggaagtcgtctagtggcatcgCCATCAtatttgtgctcccgctccatgtttcgattttgatgggaactccctttgccaactcgaagattcgcttggcctccgagttcactaccttcattcgacttgggctcttctccaagatcagcccaagttgctttgcttctcgatcggcaataaagttgtgggtagtgcTCGTGTCCACCATTGTACATCAActcgccacttcctgctttttgtagtcttgtcttcgtgttctcccccacttgaccttgCATGACAtttaacaaatgcattgctcccatccgaggTCTTTGCGACTCCTCACcgtcgctgttggattcagaactactcgaactaagagcaacagccttgcccttgtccgatcaggGGGggcagggtggatggaagctgttaaagcattgagtgcctatttttgtgggcactctctcaccatgtgcggccctccgcacaagaagcatctgctaggtttcggggccttacctttcgggcttggccctttataggaactcttcttcctttattTGCCCCCGagttccttccctcgagaatattttggagggcgattacttgaagattgtttcctttttcctgggtcttcagaggaaacaaagtcggtgagcattTCTACGATAGCAATTATCCCGATCACATcggcgacattccttcgatgtagttcttattGAGCccgtggcttcaaaccatcgaggaagctgaataacttatccttctcggacatgtcctatatgtccagcattagcgcagaaaattgcttcatgtaATCTTGAATGGAAGTATTCTGgtagagttgtctcaacttcattCTTGCGACAAACTCTGTATTCTCTGAtaggaactaagttctcaactcccgcttcaagtcctcccatatgtcaactcgacatcgaccttgttggatctccccccaatgggttcaccaccaaagttttgTATCTCCGTTCATATACATGGTTATtatggaaactttggtttcttcataatcaggcctcgtagctcgaaagtattattccatgtTAAACAGGAAATTCTCGAACTCTTTGGCATCTCGGCACCTCCATAACAATACGGCTCgggtgctctcaagttttgtgTTGGTGCAATGTGGGTATTACTTCCTCCTGCATTCAGTGCCctcgtgagcatggtcaccctagaagtgagttccgccacgactTCCTGCAGGTgtagcacggagtctttggtgtcatctgacaatcgatCGATTAGGGCCGCAACCTTGTTAATCTGAGACTtaacttcttcttgcgagctctctactccaataagccttcgttggccatggtagagttcctccaagctcacttCAAGAATATCCAAGCGGGTTTTCAtcgctgtgagtctctccttatggctcttcttcccagttggcgctccagattgtgcctcctccgctCGTGGAGAGTAACCAACTTCTCGCTCGTCATGTTCGCTGCTGTGCTCCACTTGAGTGGCTCCAACAATATTAGAATGAGTATGCACTTGTAGCCCACCTgcgactgcttggggcaagggtccggcttgccccgtcttgcttgatttgccACGATGCTTTACCATGGCGAAAATGCAAAGTTCCTTCActacttgctcgaattgcttgcccgctctgataccataatatcatggacttagctggaattgcctaagttgtgAGGCACCGTTACggtaaagacgtgaacttagcttgtgttgcttaAGTCACGCCTCGCCCTTACGATGTGTGTCCACAAAGAtttgcccacttgcaacctctcgcaggtctcgaaggacctataaaagagaaagttattagttcgaagaacgagcgacggacaagtcctaacatctcgcgaaaagggaaagctttacgagcaattcagtgagcaccttgcgtgcacaagagaaaaaagggaaaggaggaaaacaaagactttagaaggttgaacaaacagctacaagtccacaaacagctgctcaccgggtgcttggcgcgacaacaagttctcgtCAAGGTAACATGTGAACttacgaaagattgttcaacgcccgatactataccaaagccccatcccccatggtgccacccgggtggttccagggtactgagatggctgacgtttctcgTGCAGCAGCAGGCTATAGAAAACAACCCGTGGCATACGAAAACGAAGCTATTTTGAGCTGTTTTACTCGGTTTggtgagcgatcgcactataGTGCTGTAActtatttaaaaatttacatttttacaagcaaaaggacataAAACCAATCCAAAATATACTGCCACGCAGTTGTAAATGTAAACACAAACAACAAACGGTTCATTGAACAGAGTTGTTATGAgcacgcgacgaccgttcgtgacagtgcaGCCCTTTCGTCACTCTACATTTGTACCGACACTGACGTAGTTATCAAGCGGCATTGACGCAAATATAGAGCATCAACATTTATatagtcctcttcctcctcttcctttacCTCACCTCTCGTCatcgctctccctcctcatcctcctcccctAGCAAAAATTTGCATAAGTCTATAGTATTCTCTCCGACCACTACATCATTCTCGTCGACCACAATCAAAACAATCATTCACAACCCTCAACAACACCAATGTTCATCAATATTGAAAATATAACGTAGACGTTGAAATCATCTTTTTGCCCATCATTTTCGTGTCATTTCTACTCGTGTTGTCACATGTTGAATCTTCTATCAATAAAATCGACAACGTTATGGTAAATgaagttaaatgtttcactttcatagagattttaatgtaaattttttaagtctaaggaTCGATATGCTAAAAAGTATAGTGAGATGCGGATAATTTGTAATTAGCTCAGACATattatatttcttaaatttttaatatagatTAGTTATATGTGATATGAGATTGGATCTTAACAttaggagagagggagagagacatATACGTTATGTACTAAAAATTTGAAAAGGCAAATACGATATGCAATACCCCTTCTTAATTTCCCACTATCTCAGTTTCTTCATGGAGAGATTGCGTGAGGAAAATCTTTAAcccgaagaaaaaaataaaagagcctCTCAGAATTGTTGAGACATGTTTTTTTCTCTTCTGAAAAACACGTATCCAACTATTGCCTATTCTCATTTTTCCTATAATTGTTTCTTTATTTATTAGTAGCAGTGTGATTGCTTTATTCATTGTTTACACCCTACCCTAGTATTATTAACATGGTTGCTACAATCATGCATTAGCCCTTTGCTCAATTCCTCCACAAGCTAAATATTTGTTTTCCAAGGTATCAGAAACATGCTGTTAAAGCATCAATAAACGAATGAACATAAACAAGAAAAGAGTCATCGGAAAGATCACATTGCCAATGCCCcgatttttctattttattttctgCATTTGATAACCAGCCATGAATTTGAGGCATAAAACCGAATTTAAGATAAAATCACATACAAGGAGAAATCTCAGATGCAAAATAACACAGGCACAATAAATAAATGGCCAAAAGGAAGGCAAATGAAGAGAAGATATGAGTAAATCTTCTGATATACAAGTTAGATTTGCAAATGGTTCAATTTGCATTAAAACTGCAGGTAGAGATGCAAGTTACAGCTCTGCAACAACACAATCATTGAAAATTGCTTGCAATTGACCTTGCAAGAGTACCAGATGCAGATAAATGTGTAATCCAAGTTTGGAGTAAATGTCAGGGAATAAATGACTGCTGCTGTCTCCCTATTGGATGATATCCCACATGTCGCTAAAGAAATCGAGGTGAGAGGTATTTGCTCCATCAAATGGTTGCTGCTGTTTACGCACATCACAAAGGAAACAAGATGATgccagagaagaaagaatttgtaTAAATTGAGGACATATGAGAAAATATATCTTCATAGACGAAACAAATATATAGATGCAGAATCTGACCATAAATGCTGCCAGTTCCAACTAACTTTTATTCCTCCGATACAGCCCAATAGATATGACTTTCAGTATGGCAATCTTTGTTTCATTGTAAAAGCACCAGTCATTACCTACTTCACAAGAGCATGGGACAGTTTCGACCATCCAGTACACCCTAATCATAGACTAAGTAACTTCAGAAACTCTGGTGCAGTCAGATGTGTCATAGCGGGCAACATAAGGTGAAGCAAGGAAGCAAGTACCCAAGACAAATTGGGGTCACCATAAACTATGACAGGTTTTCACTTTCCCAAGGTTCTTCTCCAAATACCTCATCTATCACATCGCATGTTGATAGGAAGTCCTCTTTCTCTGTTCCAGAGCTATAACTCAAGTCCCAAGCTTTTAGGTTGTGATGACCACAGAAGAAACTGTTATCTGTTAACCCACTAAAACCATTGTTCTGATACTCTTTATGCAAGTTTTCATGGTCCCCAATCAAGCCACGCTGGAAGTGAAAAATATCAACAGGATCACAGATATCAGCTACATTGTGCTGACCCTCATAGGATGTGCATGAATGGTCCTGAATGTCTTGCTCCTCAGAACAATGGTTCGAATTGCTTCTGGTAAACTGCACGCTAGAAAAAAGGTTCGACTCACCAGTAGTACATCCTTTCACATCATGCCAGGACCATTTTTCATTTGGCCTAGAAAAGGTGCAATAATCGGAATCCTCTATATCATCAATTTTTTCCGTTATACCTGCTTCCTCAGGATCATCTTCTTCACCAGAAACAGCACCTTCATCTGCAAGAGGAGAATCCACCACAGAATCTATTTCATCTTCCTCTTCCGTTGCAAATTCAGCATCATCACTTTCTTGCCATTCATCATTATCGCTGTCTACATGAAGCAGTTCCAACCTATTCTGTGCAGCCCGCTTTCGCAACATGTATACATTAAAATAGTAGCTTACTAGTTCTTTACTACTTCGAGCAGGAAACACCTGAGGCAGTTTCTCCCAGAAATTCTTGCCCAGTGATGCAGGATTTGACAACACAACTTCATGGAATAGTTGTTCCTCCTCTTCAGTCCATTTTTGAGCTACAACCTCACCCATATCACCGAAACCCAAGCCCACAAACCTCTCCTGCCCCAGTTTTCGCATAAGCTTTTCTCTAGCTTCCATCACATGCTGTCTCAGGCATCTGATTGAACCCTCATCTGGGCAGCTACAGTCTGTATTATGGTGTAAGACTACACCATCTGAAGCCAATAAAGTAGAATCAGGCATAGGCATTACAGGTGCCCCAAGCCATTTATCACTGACACCTCCATCAATTATAAGATCATCACATGATGATGAACTTGTCACTGGGGTCAGTGGAGGAGAACAATCATGATAATCCCTTATATGGTTCTTAAATTCATGGGATCGTAACTCTGGAATATCAGCCTGATGATCCATTCCAATAGCAACATGCTTCTGtttgaaataattaaaatcagGTGAAAAGATCTCTTCATCCTCATCAAACTTGGCTACTTGACAAGAATCTCCAAAGTAACTAGGATAAGAAGGCAGCCTAACATGTGGGTCCAAACCAATTTCTTGGCTAGTACCCTGTGTGAACCAGTGGCTGCAAGTTGCCTGAATAGCAAGGTCCTCAGTGACAGGAGCAGTTCCTTGACCCTTCAACTTTAAGTCCTCAGCAGCAACTAAAAACGTATTGATATAGTCAGATAAAGTTTACTCGCTCCCTTCAGAATTTTATATTTACCTgataaatgcatgaaatactaaATCACCTGCTGGCATCTCTTCAGAGGCACTGAAGCCAATTTCTTCAAATGAACTCGATTGCACATTGTGGTTCGCTTGCTTCGAGCGCTTGTTTGCAGCGAGGCAAGCCCCATCACCACAAAGAGGTCGTTTGCCATTGCCTGATGGCATTTCACTGGTGTTGCCTGCGACCCATGACAAGCTACAATTGTCAGAGGGAGAAGTAGGAGAGTTCTGATATGGAGGGTCAGAAGTATAATTCTCAATTTTTTTGGGAAAATTAAAGAAAACCTCCTCCTTTTCATCTTTAgatcggaaaaaaaaaaaggacatctAAGCCAGTAACTACTACTTGTAACTTGCACAGTAAATGTTTCCTTAAGAGTTACCTGAAGCTGGTGATTTGGTAGGGATAGATTCACACCGAGAATCTTCATTAAATGGTGGATGTTGATCATCACAAGCCAAATGTCTTACATCTTCACAAGAAAATTGGTCAGCCATGTGATCAGCAAGAGACTGATCATTATGGTTAAATACCATCTTTAACCTGCACAAGTAATGAACCATACAAGTCTAAATGGGATGCTAACAAGTAAAACA encodes:
- the LOC103996638 gene encoding uncharacterized protein LOC103996638; translated protein: MVFNHNDQSLADHMADQFSCEDVRHLACDDQHPPFNEDSRCESIPTKSPASGNTSEMPSGNGKRPLCGDGACLAANKRSKQANHNVQSSSFEEIGFSASEEMPAVAAEDLKLKGQGTAPVTEDLAIQATCSHWFTQGTSQEIGLDPHVRLPSYPSYFGDSCQVAKFDEDEEIFSPDFNYFKQKHVAIGMDHQADIPELRSHEFKNHIRDYHDCSPPLTPVTSSSSCDDLIIDGGVSDKWLGAPVMPMPDSTLLASDGVVLHHNTDCSCPDEGSIRCLRQHVMEAREKLMRKLGQERFVGLGFGDMGEVVAQKWTEEEEQLFHEVVLSNPASLGKNFWEKLPQVFPARSSKELVSYYFNVYMLRKRAAQNRLELLHVDSDNDEWQESDDAEFATEEEDEIDSVVDSPLADEGAVSGEEDDPEEAGITEKIDDIEDSDYCTFSRPNEKWSWHDVKGCTTGESNLFSSVQFTRSNSNHCSEEQDIQDHSCTSYEGQHNVADICDPVDIFHFQRGLIGDHENLHKEYQNNGFSGLTDNSFFCGHHNLKAWDLSYSSGTEKEDFLSTCDVIDEVFGEEPWESENLS